A part of Dehalococcoidia bacterium genomic DNA contains:
- a CDS encoding CBS domain-containing protein, giving the protein MTTVAEVLEPNQLVISPFTSIMEVAQKMRDCGVDLAAVCEKDKFRGIITEKAIVSGIVASAQNPQEAFARSVMITDTPKVSLGASLFEAAKIMAHHKIPYLPVVQNGKFFGILTLEDVARESMASAAMVLSHCSHDKSPAREILIKS; this is encoded by the coding sequence ATGACGACGGTAGCAGAAGTCTTGGAACCGAATCAACTGGTCATCTCTCCTTTCACTTCTATCATGGAAGTGGCTCAGAAGATGCGAGACTGTGGTGTTGATCTTGCGGCGGTATGCGAGAAGGACAAATTCCGGGGGATCATCACTGAGAAGGCAATAGTCTCCGGTATCGTAGCCTCGGCACAAAATCCGCAGGAGGCATTTGCCCGATCCGTGATGATCACGGACACTCCGAAGGTCTCTCTCGGGGCCAGTCTCTTTGAAGCTGCCAAGATCATGGCCCATCACAAGATTCCCTATCTGCCAGTGGTGCAAAACGGAAAATTCTTTGGGATTCTGACGCTTGAGGATGTGGCCAGAGAAAGCATGGCATCCGCTGCGATGGTCTTGAGCCATTGCAGCCACGACAAATCGCCCGCTAGGGAAATTTTGATTAAGTCCTGA